The genomic window GCGAGATCAGCCCGTGCATCGAGTACGACGGCTCGAAGCCGATGGCCGTACGGCCGGGCCCGCCGAAGGTCTGCAGGAGCTGCTGGATGACCTCGTTGGAGCCGTTGGCCGCCCAGACGTTCGCCAGGCCGACCTCGTACCCCGACGTGTTCGTCAGGTACTCGGCGAGCCGCGTGCGCAGCTCCACCGCGTCCCGGTCCGGGTAGCGGTTGAGGTGCCGGGCCGCCTCCCGCACCCGCTCGGTGATCCGCTCGACCAGCGGCTCGGGCAGCGGGTACGGGTTCTCGTTGGTGTTCAGCCGTACGGGGACGTCGAGCTGGGGCGCGCCGTAAGGGCTCTTGCCGCGCAGTTCGTCCCGTACGGGGAGATCGTCGATTCCGAAGCTCACTTGCCAGGTACCTTCCAACCGAACCTTGCCTTGATCGCCGCGCCGTGCGCGGGCAGGTCCTCCGCCTCCGCCAGCGTCACCACGTGGTGCGCGACCTCGGCCAGCGCGTCCTTCGTGTAGTCGACGATGTGGATGCCGCGCAGGAAGGACTGGACGGACAGACCGGAGGAGTGGCAGGCGCAGCCACCGGTCGGGAGCACGTGGTTGGAGCCGGCCGCGTAGTCGCCCAGCGAGACCGGTGCCCAGGGACCGATGAAGATGGCGCCCGCGTTGACGACACGCTCGGCGACCTCTTGAGGACGGGCCGTCTGGATCTCCAGGTGCTCGGCGCCGTACGCGTTGACCACCCGCAGGCCCTCGTCGATCCCGTCGACCAGGACGATCGCGGACTGCCGGCCCGCGAGCGACGGACGAATCCGGTCCTCGATGTGCTTGCTGGCCTCGACCTGCGGCTCCAGCTCCTTCTCGACCGCGTCGGCGAGGGCGACGGAGTCGGTGACGAGCACGGCGGCCGCGAGCGGGTCGTGCTCGGCCTGGCTGATCAGGTCGGCGGCGACGTGCACCGGGTCGGCGGTGTCGTCCGCGAGGACCGCGATCTCGGTCGGGCCCGCCTCGGAGTCGATGCCGATGACACCGGTGAAGTACCGCTTGGCGGCGGCCACCCAGATGTTGCCCGGCCCGGTGACCATGTTGGCCGGCGGGCAGGACTCGGTGCCGTACGCGAACATCGCGACGGCGGTGGCACCACCGGCCGCGTACACCTCGTCGACGCCGAGCAGCGCGCAGGCCGCGAGGATCGTGGGGTGCGGGAGCCCCTC from Streptomyces sp. DSM 40750 includes these protein-coding regions:
- the hisD gene encoding histidinol dehydrogenase; this encodes MISRIDLRGDALPEGPALRDLLPRADFDVSAALEKVRPICEAVHHRGDAALIDFAEKFDGVRLKSVRVPAEALTQALEQLDPAVRAALEESIRRARIVHREQRRTTHTTQVVPGGTVTEKWVPVERVGLYAPGGRSVYPSSVIMNVVPAQEAGVPSIALASPAQAEFEGLPHPTILAACALLGVDEVYAAGGATAVAMFAYGTESCPPANMVTGPGNIWVAAAKRYFTGVIGIDSEAGPTEIAVLADDTADPVHVAADLISQAEHDPLAAAVLVTDSVALADAVEKELEPQVEASKHIEDRIRPSLAGRQSAIVLVDGIDEGLRVVNAYGAEHLEIQTARPQEVAERVVNAGAIFIGPWAPVSLGDYAAGSNHVLPTGGCACHSSGLSVQSFLRGIHIVDYTKDALAEVAHHVVTLAEAEDLPAHGAAIKARFGWKVPGK